In Solanum pennellii chromosome 3, SPENNV200, a single window of DNA contains:
- the LOC107014755 gene encoding eukaryotic translation initiation factor 5-like has protein sequence MALQNIGASNSDDAFYRYKMPRMLTKIEGRGNGIKTNVVNMVDIAKALARPPSYTTKYFGNELGAQSKFDEKSGTALVNGAHETPKLAGLLENFIKKYVQCYGCGNPETEVILTKTQMIQLKCAACGFLSDVDMRDKLTTFILKNPPEAKKGSKDKKAMRRAEKERLKEGEAADEELKKLKKETKKKVSSKDASTKPSSKKKHGGSDEDHASPPRSHVNVKEEEEEDDDDVQWQTDTSLEAAQQRIQEQLNAATAEMVMLSTVESEKKKSKAPSPKAASVTPEISKTENGVTNHERLVREIKANLAKGVTSSKLQSFLGSLSGSPQEVITAFYEALLDGVAKGFAKEVIKKKSYLAAIAQDEESQLRLLQAIEEFSVKSNSVALKEVALVLKALYDDDLLEEEYIVQWYNKGVGANKDSKIWKNVKPFVEWLQSAESESEEE, from the coding sequence ATGGCTTTGCAAAACATAGGTGCCAGCAACAGCGATGATGCCTTCTACAGGTATAAGATGCCCAGGATGCTTACCAAGATTGAGGGCCGTGGAAATGGTATCAAGACAAATGTGGTGAACATGGTTGATATTGCCAAAGCATTAGCAAGGCCCCCGTCCTacacaacaaaatattttggaaatgaGCTTGGGGCTCAGtcgaaatttgatgaaaaatctGGAACTGCCCTTGTCAATGGAGCTCATGAAACTCCCAAGCTAGCTGGTCTTCTTGAGAACTTTATTAAGAAATATGTTCAGTGCTATGGTTGCGGAAACCCTGAAACAGAGGTCATACTAACCAAAACTCAGATGATCCAACTTAAATGTGCTGCATGTGGTTTCCTTTCTGACGTGGACATGAGGGATAAGCTGACAACTTTTATACTTAAGAACCCGCCTGAGGCTAAGAAGGGCTCCAAGGACAAGAAAGCTATGAGAAGAGCTGAGAAGGAGCGGCTGAAGGAAGGCGAGGCTGCTGATGAAGAGCTAAAGAAGCTgaagaaagaaacaaagaaaaaggtTTCCTCCAAAGATGCTAGCACTAAACCTAGttctaaaaaaaaacatggCGGCTCTGATGAGGATCATGCTTCACCACCTAGAAGCCATGTTAATGtgaaagaagaggaagaagaagatgatgatgacgTCCAGTGGCAGACTGATACATCTCTGGAAGCTGCTCAGCAGCGTATACAAGAACAGCTGAATGCTGCGACTGCTGAAATGGTTATGCTGTCCACAGTTGAGTCAGAAAAGAAGAAGTCAAAAGCCCCAAGTCCTAAAGCTGCTTCTGTGACACCAGAGATTTCCAAGACTGAGAATGGAGTGACAAACCATGAGAGGCTTGTTAGAGAAATAAAAGCAAATCTAGCAAAGGGAGTTACTTCCAGTAAATTACAATCCTTTTTGGGTTCACTCTCTGGATCTCCTCAGGAAGTTATTACTGCTTTTTATGAAGCTCTCTTGGATGGCGTTGCGAAAGGATTTGCCAAGGAGGTTATTAAGAAGAAAAGCTACCTTGCTGCCATTGCTCAAGATGAGGAGTCTCAACTACGTTTGCTTCAAGCTATAGAAGAGTTTTCTGTGAAATCCAACTCAGTTGCACTGAAGGAAGTGGCTCTGGTTTTGAAAGCTTTGTATGATGATGATCTATTGGAAGAGGAATATATAGTACAGTGGTACAACAAGGGTGTTGGTGCGAACAAGGACTCCAAAATTTGGAAGAATGTCAAACCCTTTGTCGAATGGCTGCAGAGTGCTGAGTCCGAATCCGAAGAGGAATAA
- the LOC107014667 gene encoding eukaryotic translation initiation factor 5-like — protein MALQNIGASNRDDAFYRYKMPRMLTKIEGRGNGIKTNVVNMVDIAKALARPPSYTTKYFGNELGAQSKFDEKSGTALVNGAHETPKLAGLLENFIKKYVQCYGCGNPETEVIITKTQMIQLKCAACGFLSDVDMRDKLTTFILKNPPETKKGSKDKKAMRRAEKERLKEGEAADEELKKLKKETKKKVSSKDASAKPSSKKKHGSSDEDRASPPRSHVNVKEEEDEDDDDDVQWQTDTSLEAAQQRIQEQLNAATAEMVMLSTVESEKKSKAPSPKAASVTPEISKTENGVSNHERLVREIKANLAKGVTACKLQSFLGSLAGSPQEVITAFYEALLDGIEKGFAKEVIKKKSYLAAIAQDEESQLRLLQAIEEFSGKSNSVALKEVALVLKALYDDDLLEEEYIVQWYNKGVGANKDSKIWKNVKPFVEWLQSAESESEEE, from the coding sequence ATGGCTTTGCAAAACATAGGTGCCAGCAACAGAGATGATGCCTTCTACAGGTATAAGATGCCCAGGATGCTTACCAAGATAGAGGGCCGTGGGAATGGTATCAAAACAAATGTGGTGAACATGGTTGATATTGCCAAAGCATTAGCAAGGCCCCCGTCCTacacaacaaaatattttggaaatgaGCTTGGGGCTCAGtcgaaatttgatgaaaaatctGGAACTGCCCTTGTCAATGGAGCTCATGAAACTCCCAAGCTAGCTGGTcttcttgaaaactttattaAGAAATATGTTCAGTGCTATGGTTGCGGAAACCCTGAAACAGAGGTCATAATAACCAAAACTCAGATGATTCAACTAAAATGTGCTGCATGTGGTTTCCTTTCTGACGTGGACATGAGGGATAAGCTGACAACTTTTATACTTAAGAACCCGCCTGAGACGAAGAAGGGCTCCAAGGACAAGAAAGCTATGAGAAGAGCTGAGAAGGAGCGGCTGAAGGAAGGCGAGGCTGCTGATGAAGAGCTGAAGAAGCTgaagaaagaaacaaagaaaaaggtTTCCTCCAAAGATGCTAGCGCAAAACCTAGTTCTAAAAAGAAACATGGTAGCTCCGACGAGGATCGTGCTTCACCACCTAGAAGCCATGTTAATGTGAAAGAAGAGGaggatgaagatgatgatgacgacgtcCAGTGGCAGACTGATACATCTCTGGAAGCTGCTCAGCAGCGTATACAAGAACAGCTAAATGCTGCGACTGCTGAAATGGTTATGCTGTCCACAGTTGAGTCAGAGAAGAAGTCCAAGGCCCCAAGTCCAAAAGCTGCTTCTGTGACACCAGAGATTTCCAAGACCGAAAATGGAGTGTCAAACCATGAGAGGCTCGTTAGAGAAATAAAAGCAAATCTAGCAAAGGGAGTTACTGCTTGTAAATTGCAATCCTTTTTGGGTTCACTCGCTGGATCTCCTCAGGAAGTTATTACTGCTTTTTATGAAGCACTCTTGGATGGCATTGAGAAAGGATTTGCCAAGGAGGTTATTAAGAAGAAAAGCTACCTTGCTGCCATTGCTCAAGACGAGGAGTCTCAACTACGATTGCTTCAAGCTATAGAAGAGTTTTCTGGGAAATCTAACTCAGTTGCACTGAAGGAAGTGGCTCTGGTTTTGAAAGCTTTGTATGACGATGATCTGTTGGAAGAGGAATATATAGTACAGTGGTACAACAAGGGTGTTGGTGCGAACAAGGACTCCAAAATTTGGAAGAATGTCAAACCCTTTGTCGAATGGCTACAGAGTGCTGAGTCCGAGTCCGAAGAGGAATGA